Proteins encoded by one window of Coturnix japonica isolate 7356 unplaced genomic scaffold, Coturnix japonica 2.1 chrUnrandom722, whole genome shotgun sequence:
- the QPRT gene encoding nicotinate-nucleotide pyrophosphorylase [carboxylating] isoform X3, which yields MADPTKMAASDVTDPTKMAASNMAAATTNMATPNMAAATTNMAASSKTAAAPTNMAATNNMAATASKMAAAKMAAATTNMAATSNMVAHTPNMASATNKMAATTNMAAPSTFMATPTNMAAPNMAAATPNMAATPETLRALLPVPQLRSLARHWLHEDCPGLDPAAMLVGLQPISARIVCKSRGLLAGLPFVDAILDELGCSAQWRLPEGSHVTPNAEVALLKGPAAHILQGERTLLDVLSRCSGTATAAMMAVEVGKALKWPGVIAGTRKTTPGFRLVEKYGLKVGGADTHRYDIGGMLMVKDTHRDAVKGGMKELVLSARRAAGFSRRLEVECGSAAQALQAAKYGADIVLLDNMEPQELHKAAAEVKAQHPWVLVEASGGITHETLPQFMGPNVDVVSMGSLTHSARPIDFTLRVVRD from the exons ATGGCTGACCCCACCAAGATGGCCGCCAGCGACGTGACAGACCCCACCAAGATGGCCGCCAGCAACATGGCCGCCGCCACAACCAACATGGCCACACCCAATATGGCCGCCGCCACAACCAACATGGCGGCCAGTTCCAAGACGGCGGCTGCCCCAACCAACATGGCTGCCACAAACAACATGGCGGCTACCGCATCCAAAATGGCCGccgccaagatggccgccgccACAACCAACATGGCCGCCACATCCAATATGGTCGCTCACACCCCCAACATGGCGTCTGCCACAAACAAGATGGCCGCCACAACCAACATGGCCGCTCCCTCCACCTTCATGGCCACCCCAACCAACATGGCCGCCCCCAATATGGCGGCCGCCACACCCAACATGGCCGCCACACCGGAAACGCTCCGCGCTCTACTTCCGGTCCCCCAGCTCCGCAGCCTGGCTCGCCATTGGCTGCACGAAGACTGCCCGGGATTGGACCCGGCCGCCATGTTGGTCGGCCTGCAGCCAATCAGCGCCCGGATCGTCTGCAAGTCACGTGGCCTGTTAGCCGGCCTCCCATTCGTCGACGCCATCTTGGACGAGCTGGGTTGCTCCGCCCAATGGCGGCTGCCGGAGGGGAGTCACGTGACGCCGAACGCGGAAGTGGCGCTTCTTAAAGGGCCAGCAGCCCATATTTTACAAGGGGAACGGACCCTATTGGATGTATTGAGTCGGTGCAGCGGGACGGCGACGGCCGCCATGATGGCGGTGGAGGTCGGGAAGGCTTTAAAATGGCCGGGGGTGATCGCTGGGACCAGGAAAACGACGCCGGGTTTTAGATTGGTGGAGAAATACGGCCTGAAAGTGGGAGGAGCCGACACGCATCGATACGACATCGGGGGGATGCTCATGGTCAAGGATACGCACAGGGATGCGGTAAAGGGAGGGATGAAGGAG CTGGTGTTATCAGCTCGTAGAGCCGCCGGTTTCAGTCGCCGCCTGGAGGTGGAATGTGGAAGCGCAGCCCAGGCCCTACAAGCAGCAAAATATGGGGCAGACATCGTCCTATTGGATAACATGGAGCCGCAG GAGCTTCATAAGGCGGCGGCGGAGGTGAAGGctcagcacccatgggtgctggtTGAAGCCAGCGGGGGGATCACGCACGAGACCCTGCCCCAATTTATGGGACCGAATGTGGACgtggtttctatggggtccctgaCCCACAGCGCCCGCCCCATTGATTTCACATTGAGGGTGGTGAGGGATtag
- the QPRT gene encoding nicotinate-nucleotide pyrophosphorylase [carboxylating] isoform X1, with the protein MGQDWGQDPQIYGAGTPRSMGFDGDPQIYGAGWGPPDLWGRIGVRTPRSMGLDWGQETPSGTHVTNDVIMSSTSNMADPTKMAASDVTDPTKMAASNMAAATTNMATPNMAAATTNMAASSKTAAAPTNMAATNNMAATASKMAAAKMAAATTNMAATSNMVAHTPNMASATNKMAATTNMAAPSTFMATPTNMAAPNMAAATPNMAATPETLRALLPVPQLRSLARHWLHEDCPGLDPAAMLVGLQPISARIVCKSRGLLAGLPFVDAILDELGCSAQWRLPEGSHVTPNAEVALLKGPAAHILQGERTLLDVLSRCSGTATAAMMAVEVGKALKWPGVIAGTRKTTPGFRLVEKYGLKVGGADTHRYDIGGMLMVKDTHRDAVKGGMKELVLSARRAAGFSRRLEVECGSAAQALQAAKYGADIVLLDNMEPQELHKAAAEVKAQHPWVLVEASGGITHETLPQFMGPNVDVVSMGSLTHSARPIDFTLRVVRD; encoded by the exons atggggcaggattgGGGTCAGGACCcccagatctatggggctgggacccccagaTCTATGGGGTTTGATGGGGACCcccagatctatggggctggatggggacccccagatctatggggcaggattgGGGTCAGGACCcccagatctatggggctggattgGGGTCAGGAGACCCCCAGTGGCACCCATGTGACCAATGACGTCATCATGAGCAGCACCTCCAACATGGCTGACCCCACCAAGATGGCCGCCAGCGACGTGACAGACCCCACCAAGATGGCCGCCAGCAACATGGCCGCCGCCACAACCAACATGGCCACACCCAATATGGCCGCCGCCACAACCAACATGGCGGCCAGTTCCAAGACGGCGGCTGCCCCAACCAACATGGCTGCCACAAACAACATGGCGGCTACCGCATCCAAAATGGCCGccgccaagatggccgccgccACAACCAACATGGCCGCCACATCCAATATGGTCGCTCACACCCCCAACATGGCGTCTGCCACAAACAAGATGGCCGCCACAACCAACATGGCCGCTCCCTCCACCTTCATGGCCACCCCAACCAACATGGCCGCCCCCAATATGGCGGCCGCCACACCCAACATGGCCGCCACACCGGAAACGCTCCGCGCTCTACTTCCGGTCCCCCAGCTCCGCAGCCTGGCTCGCCATTGGCTGCACGAAGACTGCCCGGGATTGGACCCGGCCGCCATGTTGGTCGGCCTGCAGCCAATCAGCGCCCGGATCGTCTGCAAGTCACGTGGCCTGTTAGCCGGCCTCCCATTCGTCGACGCCATCTTGGACGAGCTGGGTTGCTCCGCCCAATGGCGGCTGCCGGAGGGGAGTCACGTGACGCCGAACGCGGAAGTGGCGCTTCTTAAAGGGCCAGCAGCCCATATTTTACAAGGGGAACGGACCCTATTGGATGTATTGAGTCGGTGCAGCGGGACGGCGACGGCCGCCATGATGGCGGTGGAGGTCGGGAAGGCTTTAAAATGGCCGGGGGTGATCGCTGGGACCAGGAAAACGACGCCGGGTTTTAGATTGGTGGAGAAATACGGCCTGAAAGTGGGAGGAGCCGACACGCATCGATACGACATCGGGGGGATGCTCATGGTCAAGGATACGCACAGGGATGCGGTAAAGGGAGGGATGAAGGAG CTGGTGTTATCAGCTCGTAGAGCCGCCGGTTTCAGTCGCCGCCTGGAGGTGGAATGTGGAAGCGCAGCCCAGGCCCTACAAGCAGCAAAATATGGGGCAGACATCGTCCTATTGGATAACATGGAGCCGCAG GAGCTTCATAAGGCGGCGGCGGAGGTGAAGGctcagcacccatgggtgctggtTGAAGCCAGCGGGGGGATCACGCACGAGACCCTGCCCCAATTTATGGGACCGAATGTGGACgtggtttctatggggtccctgaCCCACAGCGCCCGCCCCATTGATTTCACATTGAGGGTGGTGAGGGATtag
- the QPRT gene encoding nicotinate-nucleotide pyrophosphorylase [carboxylating] isoform X2, with translation MGQDWGQDPQIYGAGTPRSMGFDGDPQIYGAGWGPPDLWGRIGVRTPRSMGLDWGQETPSGTHVTNDVIMSSTSNMADPTKMAASDVTDPTKMAASNMAAATTNMATPNMAAATTNMAASSKTAAAPTNMAATNNMAATASKMAAAKMAAATTNMAATSNMVAHTPNMASATNKMAATTNMAAPSTFMATPTNMAAPNMAAATPNMAATPETLRALLPVPQLRSLARHWLHEDCPGLDPAAMLVGLQPISARIVCKSRGLLAGLPFVDAILDELGCSAQWRLPEGSHVTPNAEVALLKGPAAHILQGERTLLDVLSRCSGTATAAMMAVEVGKALKWPGVIAGTRKTTPGFRLVEKYGLKVGGADTHRYDIGGMLMVKDTHRDAVKGGMKELVEPPVSVAAWRWNVEAQPRPYKQQNMGQTSSYWITWSRRSFIRRRRR, from the exons atggggcaggattgGGGTCAGGACCcccagatctatggggctgggacccccagaTCTATGGGGTTTGATGGGGACCcccagatctatggggctggatggggacccccagatctatggggcaggattgGGGTCAGGACCcccagatctatggggctggattgGGGTCAGGAGACCCCCAGTGGCACCCATGTGACCAATGACGTCATCATGAGCAGCACCTCCAACATGGCTGACCCCACCAAGATGGCCGCCAGCGACGTGACAGACCCCACCAAGATGGCCGCCAGCAACATGGCCGCCGCCACAACCAACATGGCCACACCCAATATGGCCGCCGCCACAACCAACATGGCGGCCAGTTCCAAGACGGCGGCTGCCCCAACCAACATGGCTGCCACAAACAACATGGCGGCTACCGCATCCAAAATGGCCGccgccaagatggccgccgccACAACCAACATGGCCGCCACATCCAATATGGTCGCTCACACCCCCAACATGGCGTCTGCCACAAACAAGATGGCCGCCACAACCAACATGGCCGCTCCCTCCACCTTCATGGCCACCCCAACCAACATGGCCGCCCCCAATATGGCGGCCGCCACACCCAACATGGCCGCCACACCGGAAACGCTCCGCGCTCTACTTCCGGTCCCCCAGCTCCGCAGCCTGGCTCGCCATTGGCTGCACGAAGACTGCCCGGGATTGGACCCGGCCGCCATGTTGGTCGGCCTGCAGCCAATCAGCGCCCGGATCGTCTGCAAGTCACGTGGCCTGTTAGCCGGCCTCCCATTCGTCGACGCCATCTTGGACGAGCTGGGTTGCTCCGCCCAATGGCGGCTGCCGGAGGGGAGTCACGTGACGCCGAACGCGGAAGTGGCGCTTCTTAAAGGGCCAGCAGCCCATATTTTACAAGGGGAACGGACCCTATTGGATGTATTGAGTCGGTGCAGCGGGACGGCGACGGCCGCCATGATGGCGGTGGAGGTCGGGAAGGCTTTAAAATGGCCGGGGGTGATCGCTGGGACCAGGAAAACGACGCCGGGTTTTAGATTGGTGGAGAAATACGGCCTGAAAGTGGGAGGAGCCGACACGCATCGATACGACATCGGGGGGATGCTCATGGTCAAGGATACGCACAGGGATGCGGTAAAGGGAGGGATGAAGGAG CTCGTAGAGCCGCCGGTTTCAGTCGCCGCCTGGAGGTGGAATGTGGAAGCGCAGCCCAGGCCCTACAAGCAGCAAAATATGGGGCAGACATCGTCCTATTGGATAACATGGAGCCGCAG GAGCTTCATAAGGCGGCGGCGGAGGTGA